The following proteins come from a genomic window of Gemmatimonas sp.:
- the ptsP gene encoding phosphoenolpyruvate--protein phosphotransferase, producing MPESPLAPTPGRATLALLAPVSGVIVPLDEVPDPVFAQRLAGDGLSIDPLGSEVVAPCDAVVRQVHRASHAVTLEACGLEIVIHVGLDTVLLQGAGFHPAVKAGQPVRAGDVLLRFDIDAVARRARALLTEVVISNMDLVAALRPRSGMVVAGHDVLFEVELKTAPSSPAAPASADTAITSAPVIVGARTGLHARPAAVVAAAARRFAADLRLRKGEQEANARSVVSIMALEVGGGDTLTVVGRGGDAAEAIQALVTLLATDLDGGADAAHGASAPAAPVPIVAPSTTEPVADGVLRGVAASPGLAIGQVFHLRHDDAVVEQRGADPVQEQRALESALSAAHLQLEGLRQRLTEEADANHAAIFAAHQELLEDPEVLDRAAAQVRAGDSAAWAWQQAYTSQADRLSALSNAVMRGRATDLRDVGRRVLHLLVGGSAPVDVPADSIVVAEDLTPSDTAALDRTKVRALCTTMGSATSHVAILARGLGLPAVAGVDPRILAVPAGTRVVVDGDRGIVNTTPSAADDSRIVARQAVDSERRERELAVAMEPATTTDGHRVEVVANIGAVSEGARVADVGGEGVGLLRSEFLFMDRRTAPDEDEQTTSYATVARALGHDRILVIRTLDVGGDKPLPYLDVAAELNPFLGERGVRLTLARPELFRTQVRAILRASGSGKVAMMFPMIATLAEWRAAKALVEREREALGVAPVPVGIMVEVPAAALIAEQFAREADFFSIGTNDLTQYTMAMDRTNPRLAPQVDALHPSVLRLIERTVAGARAHARWVGVCGALAGDLHAVPILVGLGVDELSADIPLVPAVKARVRSLSLAECRETARLALEAGDGAEVRAIVTQRHS from the coding sequence ATGCCGGAGTCCCCCCTCGCGCCCACCCCCGGTCGCGCGACGCTCGCCCTGCTCGCCCCCGTCTCAGGCGTCATCGTCCCCCTCGACGAAGTGCCCGACCCGGTCTTTGCCCAACGACTGGCCGGCGACGGGCTCTCGATCGACCCGCTGGGGAGCGAGGTGGTCGCCCCCTGTGATGCCGTGGTGCGGCAGGTCCATCGCGCCTCGCACGCCGTGACGCTCGAGGCGTGCGGCCTGGAAATCGTCATCCACGTGGGGCTCGATACGGTGCTGCTGCAGGGGGCCGGATTCCACCCCGCGGTCAAGGCTGGCCAGCCGGTGCGCGCCGGCGACGTGCTCCTCCGCTTCGACATTGACGCCGTTGCTCGGCGCGCGCGCGCGCTGCTCACGGAGGTGGTCATCTCCAACATGGACCTCGTGGCCGCCTTGCGGCCGCGTTCGGGCATGGTGGTCGCGGGCCACGACGTGCTGTTCGAAGTGGAGCTCAAGACCGCCCCCAGCAGCCCCGCGGCGCCGGCCTCCGCCGACACGGCCATCACGTCGGCCCCGGTTATCGTGGGGGCGCGCACGGGTCTGCACGCACGTCCCGCGGCGGTGGTCGCGGCAGCCGCTCGGCGCTTTGCCGCCGACCTCCGGCTGCGCAAAGGCGAGCAGGAGGCCAACGCGCGCAGTGTCGTCTCCATCATGGCGCTCGAAGTGGGAGGCGGCGACACTCTCACGGTGGTCGGGCGCGGTGGTGACGCCGCCGAAGCCATTCAGGCGCTGGTCACGCTGCTCGCAACAGATCTTGATGGTGGTGCCGACGCGGCACATGGCGCATCCGCGCCCGCAGCCCCAGTGCCCATTGTCGCCCCCTCCACCACCGAGCCAGTCGCCGACGGGGTACTGCGCGGCGTTGCCGCGTCGCCGGGGCTGGCCATCGGGCAGGTCTTCCACCTGCGTCACGACGACGCCGTCGTCGAACAGCGGGGTGCCGACCCGGTGCAGGAGCAGCGCGCGCTCGAGTCGGCGCTGAGTGCCGCACATCTGCAGCTGGAAGGGTTACGGCAACGTCTCACCGAAGAAGCCGACGCCAACCACGCGGCCATCTTCGCAGCGCATCAGGAACTGCTGGAAGACCCGGAAGTACTCGACCGCGCGGCCGCGCAGGTGCGCGCGGGCGACTCCGCCGCCTGGGCGTGGCAACAGGCCTATACGTCGCAAGCCGACCGGCTTTCGGCGCTCTCCAATGCCGTCATGCGCGGACGTGCCACCGACCTGCGCGATGTGGGGCGACGGGTGCTGCACCTGCTCGTGGGCGGCTCGGCGCCGGTGGACGTCCCGGCCGACTCCATTGTCGTGGCCGAAGACCTCACCCCGTCGGATACGGCCGCGCTCGACCGCACCAAGGTGCGGGCGCTCTGCACCACGATGGGGAGCGCCACCTCGCATGTGGCCATCCTCGCCCGCGGGCTGGGACTGCCGGCGGTGGCCGGCGTGGATCCGCGCATCCTCGCGGTGCCGGCCGGCACGCGCGTGGTGGTGGATGGAGATCGCGGCATCGTGAACACGACCCCCAGCGCCGCCGACGACAGTCGCATCGTCGCGCGGCAGGCGGTGGACAGCGAACGCCGCGAGCGGGAGCTCGCCGTGGCCATGGAGCCCGCGACCACCACCGACGGACATCGCGTGGAGGTGGTGGCCAACATCGGTGCCGTGAGCGAGGGCGCGCGCGTCGCCGACGTTGGCGGCGAAGGGGTGGGGCTGCTGCGCAGCGAGTTCCTCTTCATGGACCGGCGCACGGCACCCGATGAGGACGAACAGACCACCAGTTATGCCACGGTGGCCCGTGCCTTGGGTCACGACCGCATTCTCGTCATTCGCACGCTCGATGTCGGCGGCGACAAGCCGCTGCCTTACCTCGATGTCGCCGCCGAGCTGAATCCCTTCCTCGGTGAACGGGGCGTGCGTCTCACGCTGGCGCGTCCCGAGCTCTTTCGCACGCAGGTGCGCGCCATTCTCCGGGCGTCCGGGTCCGGCAAGGTGGCCATGATGTTTCCCATGATTGCCACCTTGGCGGAGTGGCGGGCCGCGAAGGCGCTCGTGGAGCGTGAACGTGAGGCGTTGGGAGTGGCGCCCGTTCCAGTGGGCATCATGGTGGAAGTTCCCGCGGCGGCGCTCATCGCCGAGCAGTTCGCACGTGAGGCCGACTTCTTCTCCATCGGCACCAACGACCTCACGCAGTACACAATGGCCATGGATCGCACCAACCCGCGGCTCGCGCCGCAGGTGGACGCACTGCACCCCTCGGTGTTGCGGCTCATCGAGCGCACGGTGGCGGGCGCTCGCGCCCACGCACGCTGGGTGGGGGTCTGCGGCGCGCTGGCGGGTGATCTGCACGCCGTGCCCATCCTCGTTGGCCTTGGTGTCGACGAATTGAGCGCCGACATTCCGCTGGTGCCGGCCGTCAAGGCGCGCGTGCGTTCGCTTTCGTTGGCCGAGTGCCGGGAGACGGCGCGCCTGGCCCTCGAGGCGGGTGATGGTGCGGAGGTGCGGGCGATCGTTACGCAGCGTCATTCATGA
- a CDS encoding Cof-type HAD-IIB family hydrolase has translation MSNAQKQRAVDIGVDARRPVRMVCLDVDGTMLGASGTVRAAVWHAVEMARRAGIQLTMCSGRPGLGVTRELAHRVNATGWHCFQNGASIVRLHDGQSQSAVLPDDTIRMLIARAREKNRLLELYTDAQYVTESETHVARVHAEVLGLPYAPQPYESLSPPIVRAQWIVPHHELDALVAEPHEGLEISPAMGPALPDQVFVNLTRRGVDKGYALRVIAAEYGVALHEVMYVGDGLNDTPALGIVGWPVAMGNAEPVAKALAAHIVADVESDGVAEALAMAIASRS, from the coding sequence GTGAGCAACGCACAAAAGCAGCGCGCCGTGGACATCGGTGTCGACGCGCGACGCCCCGTGCGCATGGTGTGCCTGGATGTGGACGGCACCATGCTCGGTGCGTCCGGTACCGTGCGCGCTGCGGTCTGGCACGCGGTGGAGATGGCGCGCCGCGCCGGCATTCAGCTCACCATGTGCTCGGGGCGTCCGGGCTTGGGGGTCACGCGCGAGCTGGCACATCGTGTGAACGCTACCGGATGGCACTGCTTCCAGAATGGGGCCAGCATCGTACGGTTGCACGACGGGCAGTCGCAGTCGGCGGTGCTCCCCGACGACACCATTCGCATGCTCATCGCGCGCGCGCGCGAGAAGAATCGCCTGCTCGAACTGTACACCGACGCGCAGTACGTCACGGAGAGCGAGACACATGTGGCACGCGTGCACGCCGAAGTGCTCGGCTTGCCGTATGCGCCGCAGCCCTACGAATCACTGTCACCGCCTATCGTGCGCGCGCAGTGGATCGTGCCACACCACGAGCTGGACGCCCTCGTCGCCGAGCCGCACGAAGGGCTGGAAATCTCTCCGGCGATGGGCCCGGCACTCCCGGATCAGGTGTTCGTGAATCTCACCCGGCGCGGCGTGGACAAGGGGTATGCCCTGCGGGTGATCGCCGCCGAGTATGGCGTAGCGCTTCACGAAGTGATGTACGTTGGTGACGGCCTCAACGACACACCGGCACTCGGGATTGTGGGGTGGCCCGTGGCCATGGGCAACGCCGAGCCGGTGGCCAAGGCGCTGGCCGCGCATATCGTGGCCGACGTGGAGTCGGACGGGGTGGCCGAGGCGCTGGCCATGGCGATCGCCAGTCGAAGCTGA
- the thiD gene encoding bifunctional hydroxymethylpyrimidine kinase/phosphomethylpyrimidine kinase, with translation MTPARIPNALSIAGSDPSGGAGIQADLKTFAAQRCYGMAAITALTAQNTRGVSGVHLVPPSFVQQQIAAIFDDIRVDAVKIGMIATADIASAVADSLSAYPGVPIVLDPVMIAKGGAPLLRDDAIDAVRTRLVPLATVITPNLPEGARLLGTTVADTRAEMMAHAQALLALGARAVLLKGGHLDANESPDCLVFDGGVHWFESSRLPTTHTHGTGCTLSAALAAQLAHGASLPDAVHTAKTYVTAAIGAAHQLTVGHGHGPTHHFHTLWQD, from the coding sequence GTGACGCCCGCCCGCATTCCCAATGCGCTCTCGATCGCGGGCTCCGACCCGTCCGGCGGTGCCGGCATCCAGGCCGACCTCAAAACCTTCGCGGCCCAGCGCTGCTACGGCATGGCCGCGATCACAGCGCTGACGGCGCAGAACACGCGCGGCGTGTCGGGTGTGCATCTGGTGCCGCCGTCGTTCGTGCAGCAGCAGATCGCCGCCATCTTCGACGACATTCGCGTAGACGCCGTGAAGATCGGCATGATCGCCACCGCCGACATCGCCAGCGCCGTCGCCGACTCGCTCTCGGCATACCCCGGCGTACCGATCGTCCTCGACCCCGTGATGATCGCCAAGGGTGGGGCGCCCCTGCTGCGCGATGACGCCATCGACGCCGTGCGCACGCGCCTCGTACCGCTGGCCACCGTCATCACTCCAAACCTGCCGGAGGGGGCGCGGCTCCTTGGCACGACCGTAGCCGACACGCGCGCGGAGATGATGGCACACGCGCAAGCGCTGCTCGCGCTGGGAGCCCGGGCCGTGTTGCTCAAGGGCGGACACCTGGACGCCAACGAGAGCCCGGACTGTCTGGTGTTCGACGGTGGCGTGCACTGGTTCGAGTCGTCACGCCTGCCCACCACGCACACGCACGGCACGGGGTGCACGCTCTCGGCCGCGCTCGCCGCACAGCTCGCGCACGGCGCCTCGCTCCCCGACGCGGTGCACACGGCCAAGACGTACGTCACGGCCGCCATCGGGGCGGCACATCAGCTCACGGTGGGACACGGCCACGGTCCCACCCACCACTTCCACACGCTCTGGCAGGACTGA
- a CDS encoding CIA30 family protein — MPAPVTLFTFDRTDEAEWDVVNDGVMGGRSAGFVAVEQGALRFTGTLVTQGGGFTSVRARRAVDLTGQLGIEMRVRGSGRQFEVELDDGVRAYGRTVSRRAPFATSAEWTVVRVPFSALRSTIFGRAVNAPVIDVARIRGMGLYMADGQDGPFRLDVDYVRSYGAGNE, encoded by the coding sequence ATGCCCGCGCCCGTCACGCTCTTCACCTTCGACCGTACCGACGAGGCCGAGTGGGACGTGGTCAACGACGGTGTCATGGGTGGCCGTTCGGCGGGCTTTGTGGCGGTCGAGCAGGGCGCCCTGCGCTTCACCGGCACGCTGGTCACGCAGGGGGGTGGGTTTACCTCGGTGCGGGCGCGCCGCGCCGTGGATCTCACCGGTCAGCTGGGTATCGAAATGCGAGTCCGCGGCAGTGGACGCCAATTCGAGGTGGAGCTCGACGACGGGGTGCGCGCCTACGGCCGCACCGTGTCGCGTCGGGCGCCCTTTGCCACGTCGGCCGAGTGGACGGTGGTGCGCGTCCCCTTCAGCGCGCTTCGCAGCACGATTTTCGGGAGAGCGGTGAACGCCCCGGTCATTGATGTGGCGCGTATTCGTGGCATGGGGCTCTACATGGCCGACGGGCAGGACGGGCCCTTTCGCCTCGACGTGGACTACGTGCGGTCGTACGGGGCGGGCAACGAATAA
- the ptsG gene encoding PTS glucose transporter subunit IIBC, translating to MSQGRAAFGWLQKIGKSLMLPVSVLPAAGILLGVGSAKFSILPAAMSSVMAQAGGAIFGNLPLIFSIGVALGLTGNDGVASLAAVVGFAVMVATMGVMAPLVGYEPKQIMGMPSIETGVFGGILIGTIAALLFNRFYRITLPSYLGFFAGKRSVPILTALAAVVTGIVLSVVWPPIGHQIDLFSHWAANSNPALAFSVYGVVERSLIPFGLHHIWNVPFFFQVGSFTDPATGQVLTGEIPRFAAGDPTAGYLAGGYLFKMWGLPAAALAMWRTARPENRTKVGGIMISAALTSFLTGITEPIEFAFMFVAPLLYAMHAMLAAAAYFVAVELGIRHGTTFSHGLIDYIVLFPNSTRGLWFLWLGPLWAAMYFALFRTMILKRDLKTPGREVEDSTTVSDEAANAEQVSGSGAGVGGSLAAQLVAAFGGPENIRNLDACITRLRVDLHDVSRASAAALKGLGASGVMQVGDGMQAIFGTRSENLKTDMEEFMRTMPLTSARGPSPAPHVASAAIADAPAVVITHGHRTRAAAITAALGGIGNITASEAVALTRVRVVLHDPSRLHESTLTAAGVRGVMRVDEGVVHLIVGEDAAGIAAAILPSVSASR from the coding sequence ATGAGTCAGGGTCGCGCCGCCTTCGGGTGGCTGCAGAAAATCGGCAAGTCGCTGATGCTCCCCGTGTCGGTGCTCCCGGCTGCGGGCATCCTGCTGGGTGTGGGCAGCGCCAAGTTCAGCATCCTGCCGGCGGCCATGTCGAGCGTCATGGCGCAGGCAGGCGGAGCGATCTTCGGCAACCTGCCGTTGATCTTCTCCATCGGGGTCGCGCTGGGTCTCACCGGCAACGACGGCGTGGCGTCGCTGGCCGCCGTGGTGGGCTTCGCGGTCATGGTGGCGACCATGGGCGTCATGGCTCCGTTGGTGGGCTACGAGCCCAAGCAGATCATGGGCATGCCGTCCATCGAGACCGGCGTATTCGGCGGCATCCTCATTGGCACCATCGCGGCGCTGCTGTTCAATCGGTTCTATCGCATCACGCTGCCGTCGTATCTGGGCTTCTTTGCCGGCAAGCGCTCGGTGCCCATTCTCACCGCTCTTGCGGCGGTGGTGACCGGCATCGTGCTCAGCGTGGTCTGGCCGCCCATTGGTCACCAGATCGACCTGTTCTCGCACTGGGCCGCCAACAGCAACCCCGCGCTGGCCTTCTCCGTGTACGGCGTCGTGGAACGGTCACTCATTCCCTTCGGCCTGCACCACATCTGGAACGTGCCCTTCTTCTTCCAGGTGGGATCGTTCACCGATCCGGCCACGGGGCAAGTACTCACTGGAGAGATCCCGCGGTTCGCGGCGGGTGATCCCACCGCGGGCTACCTCGCGGGCGGCTACCTCTTCAAGATGTGGGGACTCCCCGCCGCCGCCCTCGCCATGTGGCGCACCGCGCGTCCGGAAAATCGGACCAAGGTGGGTGGCATCATGATCTCGGCGGCGCTCACCTCGTTCCTCACCGGGATCACGGAGCCCATCGAGTTCGCCTTCATGTTCGTGGCGCCGCTGCTGTACGCCATGCATGCGATGCTGGCCGCCGCAGCGTACTTCGTGGCGGTGGAGCTGGGCATCCGGCACGGTACCACGTTTTCGCACGGACTCATCGACTACATCGTCCTCTTTCCCAACTCCACGCGCGGGCTCTGGTTCCTGTGGCTGGGCCCCCTGTGGGCGGCGATGTACTTCGCGCTGTTCCGCACCATGATCCTCAAGCGCGATCTCAAGACCCCGGGGCGTGAAGTCGAGGACAGTACCACGGTGTCCGACGAGGCGGCGAATGCCGAGCAGGTCTCGGGCAGTGGCGCTGGAGTAGGCGGCAGTCTCGCGGCACAACTGGTGGCGGCCTTTGGTGGCCCCGAGAACATCCGCAATCTCGACGCCTGCATCACCCGGCTGCGGGTAGACCTGCACGACGTCTCGCGCGCCAGCGCCGCGGCCCTCAAGGGGTTGGGCGCATCCGGCGTGATGCAGGTGGGCGATGGCATGCAAGCCATCTTCGGGACCCGGTCGGAGAACCTCAAGACGGACATGGAAGAGTTCATGCGGACCATGCCGCTGACGTCCGCCCGCGGCCCCTCTCCTGCACCCCACGTCGCGTCGGCTGCCATCGCTGACGCACCAGCCGTCGTCATCACACACGGGCACCGTACCCGCGCGGCCGCCATCACGGCCGCCCTCGGCGGTATCGGCAACATCACCGCGTCCGAAGCCGTGGCCCTCACCCGCGTGCGCGTGGTCCTGCACGACCCGTCACGACTGCATGAGTCCACACTCACAGCCGCCGGTGTACGCGGCGTAATGCGCGTGGACGAGGGTGTCGTGCACCTCATCGTTGGCGAAGACGCCGCCGGCATCGCGGCGGCCATATTGCCCTCCGTTTCCGCATCGCGGTGA
- a CDS encoding 3-oxoacyl-ACP reductase, translating to MSHSLSKQVVVVSGAGRGLGAAIAAAFAREGAQVVVNYRASRAQAEALAATLGPRTVALQADVRDASQVGAMFDTIERTMGPVTTVVHNALADYRFNGDARDTIATLTPDKLLEQTNTACVGALTLLQRAVPAMAQAGFGRVVTIGSNLVQNPVVPYHDYTAAKSALLAFTRTAAAELGPRGITVNMVSGGLLRTTDASAATPDAVFDLIAANTPLRRVTTPEELADTVLFFASPWARSVTGQNLIVDGGLVFG from the coding sequence ATGTCCCATTCTCTCTCCAAGCAGGTCGTCGTTGTCTCCGGTGCCGGTCGCGGACTGGGTGCCGCCATTGCCGCCGCGTTCGCACGCGAGGGCGCGCAGGTCGTCGTGAATTATCGCGCCAGTCGGGCCCAGGCCGAGGCGTTGGCGGCCACGCTGGGGCCGCGCACGGTAGCGCTGCAAGCCGATGTGCGCGATGCGTCGCAGGTGGGCGCGATGTTCGATACCATCGAGCGCACGATGGGCCCGGTCACGACCGTCGTCCACAACGCGCTCGCCGATTACCGGTTCAATGGCGACGCGCGCGACACCATCGCCACGCTCACCCCGGACAAGCTGCTGGAGCAGACCAACACGGCCTGCGTGGGCGCACTCACGCTGCTGCAGCGCGCGGTGCCGGCCATGGCGCAGGCCGGCTTCGGGCGCGTTGTCACCATTGGCAGCAACCTCGTGCAGAACCCGGTGGTGCCGTACCACGACTACACCGCGGCCAAAAGCGCCCTGCTGGCCTTCACGCGAACGGCAGCGGCCGAGCTCGGGCCGCGTGGCATCACGGTAAACATGGTGTCGGGCGGGCTGCTGCGGACCACGGATGCCAGTGCGGCCACCCCCGACGCGGTGTTCGACCTCATTGCCGCCAACACGCCGCTGCGGCGTGTCACGACCCCCGAGGAGCTGGCTGATACGGTGCTCTTTTTCGCGAGCCCGTGGGCACGATCGGTGACCGGGCAGAACCTCATCGTGGACGGCGGGCTGGTGTTCGGCTGA
- a CDS encoding VCBS repeat-containing protein, giving the protein MTMPPFGRRGFRALTALGLCVAASAAVASQTSAPRVFERVLLLETTSETSASVSLGDIDGNRTLDVILAKGRHWPLVDQILRNDGKGHFTTQPLSDAPDRTYSAALADLDGDGDLDIVASNDKPDRKLIYLNDGAGHFRVGGTFGEAAWNTRYVTVADLNGDQRPDLIVANRSSNPAAPRPSYVCLNNGAGAFPTCAPLATQSATIVVASDLDGDGKTDLVVPHRDGGQNLIFWNDGTGVFREPPTPLGPPQSQIRAAAAADINGDGLTDVVVGDERNGLFVYMGAGPRAFDAPVALPSVGGAPYAVAIADMNRDAKPDLVVGRQEAVGSVLFNTGGARVPRFADMPWGDGKGSVYGVAVGDLDGNGWPDIAAARSEAPNAVWFSGATQRRTPTRNSQWLQQVSKSGVVR; this is encoded by the coding sequence ATGACCATGCCCCCGTTCGGCCGTCGCGGGTTTCGCGCCCTCACGGCCCTTGGCCTGTGCGTGGCCGCCAGCGCCGCCGTGGCCTCGCAAACCAGCGCCCCCCGCGTCTTTGAGCGCGTGCTGTTGCTCGAGACGACCAGCGAAACCTCCGCCAGCGTAAGCCTCGGTGATATCGACGGTAACCGTACGCTCGACGTGATTCTCGCCAAGGGGCGCCATTGGCCGCTGGTCGACCAGATTCTGCGCAACGACGGCAAGGGGCACTTCACCACGCAGCCCCTCTCGGACGCCCCCGATCGCACCTACTCGGCGGCGCTCGCCGACCTCGATGGCGATGGCGATCTCGATATCGTGGCGAGCAACGACAAGCCCGACCGGAAGCTCATCTACCTCAACGATGGGGCGGGGCACTTTCGCGTTGGCGGCACCTTTGGCGAGGCCGCGTGGAACACGCGCTACGTGACCGTGGCCGACCTGAACGGCGACCAGCGCCCCGACTTGATCGTGGCCAACCGGAGCTCCAACCCCGCAGCGCCGCGGCCGAGTTACGTGTGTCTCAACAACGGGGCGGGCGCGTTTCCCACGTGCGCGCCGCTCGCCACGCAGTCGGCCACCATTGTCGTGGCCAGTGATCTCGACGGCGACGGCAAGACGGACCTCGTGGTGCCGCACCGCGACGGTGGCCAGAACCTGATCTTCTGGAACGACGGCACGGGCGTGTTTCGTGAGCCGCCAACGCCACTTGGCCCGCCCCAATCGCAGATTCGTGCCGCCGCGGCGGCCGACATCAACGGTGACGGCCTGACGGATGTGGTGGTGGGCGATGAACGCAACGGACTCTTCGTGTACATGGGGGCGGGGCCGCGCGCGTTCGATGCGCCGGTCGCGCTGCCCTCGGTAGGCGGGGCGCCCTATGCGGTGGCCATTGCCGACATGAATCGCGATGCGAAGCCCGACCTCGTGGTGGGGCGGCAGGAGGCGGTCGGGTCGGTGCTCTTCAACACTGGTGGGGCGCGTGTCCCGCGCTTTGCGGACATGCCGTGGGGCGACGGCAAGGGCTCGGTGTACGGCGTGGCCGTTGGGGATTTGGACGGCAATGGCTGGCCGGACATTGCGGCGGCGCGATCAGAGGCGCCGAACGCGGTGTGGTTCAGCGGCGCCACCCAGCGGCGTACGCCGACGCGCAACTCCCAGTGGCTGCAACAGGTAAGCAAGAGCGGGGTGGTCCGATAG
- a CDS encoding Gfo/Idh/MocA family oxidoreductase — protein MAATGKQERGGPIVRVALIGFGPGGAYFHAPLIAATPGLTLSVVVTSDEGRRAQALRDYPGVTVVASAAELWDRSSEIDLVVIATPNRTHAPLVLAAFDHRMHAVVDKPFAVTTAEGRTMADAARAAGRLLIPYQNRRWDGDFLTVRALLAEGAFGTVHHFESRFDRWRPQATGRWRESGEPGVAGGLLYDLGSHLIDQALLLFGPVTAVYAELDTRRPGVTAADDVFVSLTHANGVRSHLYASALEAQATPRFRVSGSVASLVKWGFDVQEAALKAGVKPGGGAWGQEPPERWGMLGTETASAPVPTQAGDYPAFYAGVAAAIRDGAPPPVHVHEAIAMLNVIEAAQRAARERRVVELASAHE, from the coding sequence GTGGCTGCAACAGGTAAGCAAGAGCGGGGTGGTCCGATAGTCCGCGTCGCGCTCATCGGGTTCGGTCCCGGCGGGGCGTACTTTCACGCACCCCTCATCGCGGCAACGCCGGGGCTGACGCTCAGTGTCGTAGTCACGAGCGATGAAGGTCGTCGCGCGCAGGCGCTGCGCGATTATCCCGGCGTTACCGTCGTTGCCTCCGCGGCGGAGTTGTGGGACCGGTCGAGTGAGATCGACCTCGTAGTGATTGCCACGCCGAATCGCACTCATGCGCCGCTCGTACTGGCGGCGTTCGACCACCGCATGCACGCGGTGGTCGACAAGCCGTTCGCTGTGACAACGGCCGAGGGAAGGACCATGGCCGATGCTGCGCGCGCCGCGGGGCGGCTGCTGATACCCTACCAGAACCGGCGTTGGGATGGGGACTTTCTCACCGTGCGCGCATTACTCGCAGAGGGCGCGTTCGGCACGGTCCATCACTTCGAGAGCCGATTCGACCGCTGGCGTCCGCAGGCAACGGGACGTTGGCGTGAGTCAGGAGAACCGGGCGTGGCCGGTGGTCTGCTCTACGATCTCGGGAGTCATCTCATTGACCAGGCGCTGCTGCTCTTTGGCCCTGTGACGGCGGTGTACGCCGAGTTGGATACGCGACGGCCCGGCGTCACGGCAGCGGATGACGTGTTCGTGTCGCTCACGCACGCGAACGGCGTGCGTTCGCATCTATACGCCAGTGCACTCGAGGCGCAGGCCACTCCACGCTTCCGTGTGAGCGGGTCGGTGGCGTCATTGGTGAAGTGGGGGTTCGATGTGCAGGAGGCCGCGCTCAAGGCGGGAGTGAAGCCGGGTGGCGGCGCGTGGGGCCAGGAGCCGCCCGAACGATGGGGGATGCTTGGCACCGAGACCGCGAGCGCGCCGGTACCAACACAAGCCGGCGACTATCCGGCGTTCTATGCGGGTGTTGCCGCCGCCATTCGCGACGGGGCGCCACCGCCCGTGCATGTGCACGAAGCCATCGCCATGCTGAACGTCATCGAAGCCGCGCAGCGCGCCGCGCGTGAGCGTCGCGTGGTGGAGCTGGCGTCCGCGCACGAGTAG
- a CDS encoding CopG family transcriptional regulator: MKRTTVFFDDQMMLQLQRAAQRTGVSTASLVREAVAMYLAAPGATSPLPSVAGQFASGTSDTSEQVDTLLWKDPHG, encoded by the coding sequence ATGAAGCGTACTACCGTGTTCTTTGACGATCAGATGATGCTCCAGCTGCAGCGGGCCGCGCAGCGCACGGGCGTGAGTACAGCGTCTCTCGTGCGGGAGGCCGTTGCCATGTACCTCGCCGCTCCGGGGGCCACGTCGCCGCTGCCGTCCGTTGCCGGGCAGTTTGCGAGCGGCACGAGCGACACGTCCGAGCAGGTGGACACCCTGCTCTGGAAGGATCCGCACGGCTGA
- a CDS encoding PIN domain-containing protein: protein MVIADTGPLYALVDRSDAWHTRVTAWWTAQARHVRVPITVLPEVSYLLQTRISAQAEQAFVRSVANGELIIEPVESDDVLRASALMREYLDFHLGFVDATVIAVAERLGAREILTTDRRHFTAVRTNGSRLVSLVP from the coding sequence ATGGTCATTGCCGACACCGGACCACTGTATGCGCTGGTCGATCGCAGCGATGCGTGGCATACGCGGGTCACCGCGTGGTGGACCGCACAGGCGCGTCACGTTCGCGTGCCCATCACCGTATTGCCCGAAGTGTCCTACCTGCTACAGACGCGAATCAGCGCGCAGGCGGAGCAGGCATTCGTACGATCCGTGGCGAACGGTGAGCTGATCATCGAGCCGGTGGAGTCGGACGACGTGCTGCGGGCATCGGCTCTGATGCGCGAGTATCTCGATTTCCATTTGGGTTTCGTCGACGCAACGGTGATTGCTGTGGCTGAACGACTCGGTGCGCGCGAGATCCTAACCACCGACCGGCGTCACTTCACCGCGGTGCGCACGAACGGAAGCCGCCTGGTGTCCTTGGTGCCGTAG
- a CDS encoding BrnT family toxin, whose protein sequence is MEFEFDPLKSASNFAKHGIDFDFDAAQALWRDDRLLEVRARTTDEPRWLVVGRIAGVVWSAVVTYRDDRVRLISVRRARAEEVALYEGEGL, encoded by the coding sequence GTGGAGTTTGAGTTCGACCCGCTCAAGAGCGCCAGCAACTTCGCCAAACACGGCATCGACTTCGACTTCGACGCCGCGCAGGCGCTGTGGCGTGACGACCGACTGCTCGAAGTGCGAGCGAGGACCACCGATGAGCCACGCTGGCTGGTCGTGGGACGCATCGCGGGCGTCGTCTGGTCGGCGGTGGTCACGTATCGTGATGACCGCGTTCGTCTGATATCCGTGCGCCGCGCGCGCGCTGAGGAGGTGGCGTTGTATGAAGGCGAAGGACTTTGA